TCAAGTTTTTGAATTGGGGTCAGCTTATAGCTCTTTCCATCGAGCCCATAGTCTTCTTTAAAAATGATTTTGGTACGCTTACTGGTATAATTTTTTATAGAGGTGGTATCGTCACCACTGAGATTGTCAAAGAACGTTGATGTTATGCCATAATCTTCTTCGAGAATTCCATGGGAATAAAAAAGAATCTCATTCGAGTTCAAATCCCTGTCGACGAAGAAGAAGTTTTTCAATTGGGTAGCCTTAGGGCTCCCGATGCTATCTATCAGTGTGGCCAATCGGTCAAAATACTCCTTTCTCTCTCTGCTCTCAACCTTTTCAGCAACTTTGTCAAGAACATCGGCCACTACATTTGAGAACTGTTCCTCCTTATCTTCTACTGAAGTTTTGATCCAATATCCTTGAACAAAAATTATCCCGATCAGGGACATGCTCATAAGAATGACCAGAAGAACAAACAGCTTCTTGTTCATTGTGGTAAAATTAAAAATTTAACATTCAGCCCCTTTTCCGTTTAACCTAACCTTAACAAAAATGTTAAATTATTCAACCTTTGGGGATTTTATGAGCTCACGATGGATGGTCTCTACCTGTTTACGGGTGGTCTCAAGGTCAATGTTTTCGATTACAAAATCAGATTTTTCCTTTTTGTGGGCATCATCCAGTTGATTGTTGATCCTTGCCCTGACCTCTTCTTCAGAAACCTTGTCCCGTGCCGTGACCCTCTTTATCCGCATCTCTTCTGGCGCCGTTACCAAAACAACCCTGTCGAAACGGTCTTCCATACCATTTTCAAATATCAGGGCCGTTTCTTGAACGACATAGGGGGCAGCTTGTTTCTTGGCCCAATCGTAAAAATGCGACTTTACGGCCGGGTGAACTATTGCGTTCAGTTTTGAAAGCAACCCTTTGTTGGCAAACACCGCCCCCGCTATAAACTTGCGGTTCAGTTTTCCCTTCTTATAGGCTTTTTTTCCGAAAAGGTCGACGATGGCCGCGCGCATTTCTTTTGATTGGTTCATCAACTTTTTTGCTTCTTTATCAGAGTCATAGACCGGTACGCCCAATTTCTTGAACATTTTTGCCACAGTGGTTTTTCCGCTGCCAATACCTCCCGTCAATCCGATTATCATCATTTTGACTTTTCTAATATGAATTGTACTTGGTTCTCTTGTAACTTGACATCGTACGCTTTTTCGGGCCGTTTGTCAATTCTGAGCAGAAGGTGGTTCGATGGTCCGGCATTTTTGTAGTCGGCCACTACCCTAAAATCGTTGGCGGTAATGGTACGTAGGTATTTCACCCCCGCCTTGCACAATACCGACACCTTATTGGGAAACAGCTTTAGATCATATTCATCGGGAGGGTTCAGAACGGTGATGGGCACCTCAAACACCTTTTCAGAAAATTTCACCACCTTCGCTGAAACCGCTACGCTGTTCTGTGACAACACGCTGTTCTGCAGCCCTTCAGGAACCACAAGGTCCAGTTCTTTGGTAAAGTTGGCCGACAGGTTATTCAATTCAAGGGGAACTGTTGAAATTTCAGTAATGGACGCAACCTCTCGCTGGGGTCCTTTTATAACTATGGTAGCAGGTTCAACTTTTAGGGGGCCCTCGACAAAATGGTTCTGGCTTAGGTTTAAGGTAATATTTGGTTTTATTGGCACTTCTTTGGCCGTCACTTGGTACAAATCAATAAAGAGGGTATCCTCCTCCAACTCGATGAGCGAAGTGCTTTTGGCCAATTGTGCCTCTAAACTCTTTTTTAACTGCAGTGCATCAAGGTAATACCGACCCTTTGTTTCTCGAATGGCCGAAAGGTCTACCGTGATATTCTTTAGATTTAAGTTATAATATAGAAAACGAAATCCGTTGGCCCGAAGTTTTGTTCCCAAGGTATGGCTTGCCTCTTTTGAGAGCAATAGGGTATCTGGTAGATTGGTGTAGGTAAGGGTAAAGGTGACCCTAGACTCATAGGGCTCTGACAACTTGCTGACCAACCATGCCAGAAACGAGCAGGCCAGGCAAATCAAGAAAACCTTGACTTTTCGCCGGTTCAAGTTGCTAAACAGGTTTTTAATCACGTTTTTGAAGGTTCTTGAAGAACAGCTTCGGAAAAAGCTGTTCGGGTTCTTGATTACTAAAGTTAACCAAGATTGTGGACTTTATGAAACCCAGGCCATAGCCCGTAAACTGAACCACGCAGGCAAAAACCGATAAAAAGGCAACGGGCAGGCTTTTATTTTTTATGGCCGAATCGACAAAGACCAATATAAAATAAAGGCCATACAGGTACAAGGGCCAAAAAATGCCGATTGATGAAAGGCACAGTGAAACCAATAAACCAATCATAAAAATGGTGGGGAACCAGTAGGTCAACTTGGCGGTCTCAGGATGCCATTTGTTCAAAATGGGCCGTACCATTCCAAATTTATTGACCTGCTTGAAGTATTTGCCCCAATCAATACGGCGCTTATGAAAAACATGAGCATTTTCAAAGAGCCTTGTTTCGTATCCCATTTTCCATATGCGAAAGGTCAAATCTGGGTCTTCACCGGGATGGATATTACCAAACCCTCCGGTTTTTTCAAAGGCTTCCCTTGAGATGCCCATATTAAAACTTCGGGGCTGAAATTTGCCAATGGCCCTTTTTTTGCCACGGATACCTCCTGTGGTCAGAAATGAGGTCATGGCATAGTTGATGGCCTTTTGTACAGTGGTAAAAGATGAATGTGCCGCATCGGGGCCACCAAAACAATGCACAAAATCATTTTGCAAAGATTTATAGACCGTATTCAAATAATGGGAAGGCAGAACACAATCTGAATCAAGAACAATGAAATAATTACCCTTGGCCTTTTTCATTCCATAGTTTCTAGAATCACCGGGGCCGGTATTCTCTTTTTGATAATACGAAATGGAAAGCTGCTCTATGTACCTGCCGATCACACCTTCAGAAGTCTCGGTAGAACCATCTTCGATGATGACCACTTCAAACTCCCCGTCAAAATCTTGTTCCACAAGGCTCTGTAACAACTCATCGACCTCGTCGGGCCTATTGAAGACAGGAATTATAAAAGAAAGCTTTATGTCCATTACGTATAAAAAGGCCGTTGGAAACCAGCAATTTAAAGAGTCGAGCGCAATCGAGGCCAAGTTAGAGTGATTGCACTTTTAATGGCTTCGACTGCGCTCGAACTGACAAAAGATGTTTTTTGGCGGGCATCGTTATTTTGAAAACTCTTCGATAACCTCTTGGCTTACCCCCGTATTTGAAAAGCCACCGTCATGAAAAAGGTTTTGCATGGTCACCTTTTTGGTCAGGTCTGAAAAAAGGCTGACCGTATAATTGGCGCAATCCAAAGCGGTTGCATTGCCTAGTGGCGACATCTTCTCGGCATAATTGATGAATCCGTCAAAACCTTTCACGCCCTGCCCTGCCGTGGTCGGGGTGGGCGATTGTGAAATGGTATTGACCCGTACCTTTTTCTCTTTTCCAAAGAAATACCCAAAACTACGGGCAACCGATTCGAGGTAGGCTTTGTTATCGGACATGTCGTTGTAATCAGGAAATGTTCGCTGGGCAGCCATATAGGTAAGCGCTACAATGCTGCCCCACTCGTTCATGGCATCGGCCTTGTACAGTGATTGCATGACCTTGTGGAACGAAAGTGCCGAAACATCCCATCCTTTGGTGGTGAAATCATAGTTCTGGTCGGTATAGGCCCTACCCTTGCGCACATTGACCGACATTCCAATGGAGTGCAGAACAAAATCAAGCTTGCCCCCCAAGATTTCCATTGATTTTGAAACCAAATTGGCCAGATCCTCTTCGTTGGTGGCATCGGCAGGTATAATTTCTGAACCCGTTTTCTTGGCAAGTTCGTTGATCTGCCCCATGCGCATGGCAATGGGCGCATTTGTCAAGACGAAAGTGCCGCCTTCTTCATGAACGCGCTCAGCAGTTTTCCATGCAATGGAATTTTCATCCAACGCACCAAAAATAATTCCTTTTTTTCCTTTCAATAGATTGTATGCCATATCGTAAAAAGTATCGGTTTGATGTTGGCAAAGATAACAAGTTTAGGGCTTCCACCATTTTTAGTTTCTGTTGTTTCTTATTGGTTTCGTTGCGAACTGAGAGTTGAGGGTTTCAAGGGTGAAAAGTTAAAGGTTGTAGGTTCAAGGTTTCAGGTTTCTTCGTTCTATGGATCACCAATCACCGGGTACTGCTTAGCGATTATTGGCTACTGTTTACTGAGGATGGACACGAATTGTACGAATTATTGCCGGTCAATTTTGAACTTGATTCCTGCGCTAGACCTTTGAACTTGTGTGCTGTCAGGGAAATTGAAGCAACTGTTTGGCATGCGCCAGTGCGGAATCTGAAATGCTCTTGCCCCCCAACATTTCGGCAAGCTCTACCACTCGCTCACTTTCGGTCAATTGTTTGATGTGGGTGGTAGTGGCGCCACCCACCTCTTGTTTGTACACCTTGAACTGTGTTTGCCCCTTTGAGGCCACTTGTGGCAAATGCGTAATGGAGAATACCTGCATCGATTTGCTCATGCCCGACATGATATCGGCCATTGCGTTCGATATCTCACCAGAAACACCCGTGTCGATTTCGTCAAAGATCATGGTGGGTAAATGCTCATATTCGGCCAGAATCGACTTTATGGTCAGCATGATGCGCGAAAGTTCGCCCCCAGAGGCCACTTTTTTCAACTCACCATGTGCAGAGCCCTTGTTTGCCGAAAACAAGAACACCAGTTCATCTTTGCCATTTGATCGAAAAGCTGGTGCCAGTTCCAACTCAATCTTGAAGGTGGCCGACGGCATTCCCAATACATGCAGCTTTTTTTGCAACATGTTCTTTAGTTTCGGAATCACCGCGTTTCGATTTTTTCGCAACGATTCAGCCAAGGCGGTCAACTCGGTTTCCTTGCTGGCGACCCGTTGTTCTGCATCAGCGATCTCAGCTTCCAAATTCGCAACCTTACCCACTTTTGTGGAAAGGTCCTCCCGAATGCTGATAAGCTCTTCGACGGATGCCACTTGGTGCTTTTTCTGTAGGTCGTACAAAAGCTGTAGTTGTGTGTTCACTTCTTGTAGCCTTTCGGGGTTTGCCTCTACCCTGCCCTGAAGGGCATCCAACTCAACGGAAATATCGTCCAACTCTATAAAAACCGATTGAATGCGCTCGTGCAGCGCTTCAAAAGAAGGTCCATAGTCCGAAATGTTTTGGACCATCCGTTTTAGCTCGGCCAATTGGCCCAAAACCCCAATTTGTTCGTCATTAAGCAATTGATTGCCCTGCGAAAGGGATTCCAAAATGGTCTCCACGTTGCTCAACTGCCCATATTCTTCCTCGAGCTCTGATTGAACCCCCTCTTTTAAAGGGACAGACTGCAATTCTTGCAACAGAAAGCTATTGTAATCTTGTTCTTTTGCCGCTTGCGACTGAAAATCTAACAACGATTGCCATTCTTTCTTGGCCGAATTATAGGCCGATAAGGTTTCCCGGTACTGCCCCAGCAACTTTTGGTTTTCGGCAAGGGCGTCGATGACCTTCAACTGAAACTCGTTTTCTGTCAGGCGAAGTGTCTGGTGTTGCGAATGTACGTCTACCAGACTGTCTCCCAGTCTTGAGAGAATGTCCAAGGTAACCGGTGAATCGTTGATAAAGGCTCTAGACTTACCACTGGGCAAAATCTCCCTTCGCAAAATGGTCTGCTGCTCATAGTCAAGGTCGTTTTCCTCGAAAAATGGTTTCAGGCCATAATTACCGATAGAAAATTCAGCCTCGATGATACATTTCTCTTCTTCGTTTCGTAGGGAGGCTAGGTCGGCACGCTTGCCCAACACCAATGAAAGGGCTCCCAATAATATGGACTTGCCCGCACCGGTTTCACCCGTAATGGTCACAAAACCTTCCGGAAACGACACATTCAGATCGTCGATCAAGGCGTAATTTCTTATGGAGAGATTGGTGAGCACTTATCTTTACGTTACGGCCGTAAAGATAAAGGTCTTTGTAGAAATTGGCTAGTAATTTATCTCATTCCAGGTGCTGGAATAAAAAGGGGCCACCTTATTCAGCGTCTCTTTGAGCTTCACAATATCAACCTTGGGGCCGTCGGAGAAGATGTTCTGAATTTCCTCAGCCTTTGCATCAAAAAAGGTCTGTATCAAAAAGGCATTCGGCCTACGTTTCATCAACGTTTCAAATAGCCGAAGGCTTCCGGCAATGACCTGTTTTCCGGTACTGTTGTTGTCGGCCAAAATATCCAACCCTTTGCGGTGGTAGTTGTACATGGCAATGCGGTATTCCCGAAAGGAATTCGACAACAGGTTGTCTACCAACTCAAATCTTGTACGATCTCCGGTTTCTTGCCCCCATCCCGAGAAATTGGTGCCCTGTGCCTGGGTAACAATGTTCTGTGCCTTTCGAAAATATTCATCGCCACCTTCAAGGGAAAAGGTATCAGCATCCAATCCCAAAATAATGTAGACATAATATGAAATGACCCCCACCAGATTCGAGTCGAAAGAATTGGGGTTATAGACCAACGGCTCAAATTCTTGGTAGCGAAAATTGAAGGCGTTGTCTTTGTAATTGAACACCGGACTTTCGTATGAAGTGTTGAACACCGGCCTGTTCGATTGGATTTGTATGTTGGCCTCGAACTGATCCGATTCGTAACGGGTTACGGTAATGAACATTCGGGCACTGACCCGTTCATTTTCATTGTAGACGCGGTTCGTCCATTTGGTCTTGTTCACAAAATCGTTCAGAGAACGCTCCAACGTTTTGAAAATCTGTTGGTTGGTCTGGCCCACTTGGTCTGAATTGACCGTAACGGTGCAATCAAGTTCTTGGCCCCCCACGAACTGAAGGGCCAACAGACCTACCAAAAGCAGCAATAACCTATGCATTGATTCTAGCGATGATTTCTTTCCAAATATCAGCGGCCACCTCGGCCTTCTTCTTAACATCAAACGCTTTAACGGAAAGATTCTTGTCCACAAAAGTGATTTTATTCGTTCCCTGCCCGAAACCTGCCCCTTTATCGTTCAGAGAGTTCAACACAATGGCATCCAAATTCTTGCGTTGTAGTTTTGCCTTGGCGTTTTCGAGTTCGTTTTCAGTCTCCAAGGCGAAGCCTACCAAATATTGCTGTTTTTTCTTTTCGCCCATCGATAGCAAGATGTCCTTGTTTCTGACCAAGTCAATCTGAAGGCTACCATCTGTTTTCTTGATTTTTTGGTCAGCAACTTCTTTGGGGCGATAATCGGCCACGGCGGCAGCGGCAATGGCAATATCGGCTTTTTCATAGTGTTGGTGCACTGCAGCGTACATTTCGTCCGCGGTGGTTACACTAACTACTTGTATGCCGGGGTGTTCCACGGACAAGCTTGTGGGGCCAGACACCAGCACTACGGTGGCGCCAAGGTCAGCGGCCCTTTTGGAAAGCTCAAAACCCATAGTGCCCGAAGAGCGGTTGCCCAAAAACCGAACGGGGTCAATGGGCTCGTGGGTGGGGCCAGCCGTTATGAGTACGTTTTTGCCCACTAGGGGAAGACCCGAACGCAGAAAGTTCTCTAAAAACCGTATTATGGTTTCCGGTTCTGCCATACGGCCCTCACCGTGCAATCCACTTGCCAATTCTCCCGACTCGGCAGGTATCATCACATTGCCGAACGACTGTAGTTTTTTGAACGTTTCTTTGGTGGACGGATGTTGGTACATATCCAAATCCATGGCAGGTGCAAAAAGTACCGGGCATTTGGCCGAAAGATAAGTGGCCAGCAACAGATTATCGCAGGTTCCGTGGGCCATTTTTGACAAGGTGTTGGCAGTGGCCGGCGCTATCAGCATCAGATCGGCCCACAGGCCCAGTTCTACATGATTGTTCCATGAAAGGCTGCCATCTTCCTCATTGACAAAATCCATTAAAACAGGATTCTTGGAGAGTGTGGCAAGGGTAAGGGGCGAAACAAAAGAACTGGCGCTCTGGGTCATGACAATCTTGACCCGGGCACCAGCTTTTATCAATAATCTCGTGAGAAAGGTGGTCTTATAGGCGGCGATTCCTCCGGTAATTCCCAAGAGAATGTTTTTACCGCATAACATGCCTATTCTTCGTTATTGTCTTCCAAAGCAGTATTTCGGTAGTAGATTTTGTCTTCCAACCATTCTTGAACGGCCAAAGCGTGGGGTTTTGGCAGTTTTTCATAGAATTTCGAGACCTCTATCTGCTCTTTGTTCTCAAATACCTCTTCAAGGCTGTCACTGTAAGTGGCGAACTCTTCCAGTTTTTCCAGCAACTCTTTCTTGATCTCTGAGTTGATCTGTATCGCTCTTTTCGCCACTATGGAAATGGCCTCGTAGATATTGCCGGTTTTTTGGTCAAACTCGTCCCTATTGTAGGTTACGGTCGTGACAGGTGCTTTTGTATTCTTTAAATCGCTCATAAAACTAAAACTTGTTATTTCGAAAAATCTTGCATTTCGCGCATGACCTTGGCATAAAGATCATCTGCTTTTTTGGCATATTTGGTATCAGGAAATGATTTTTTCAGGGCGTTGTATGCGGCCACGGCGTTTTCCAATCGCTCCTGTTTCTTTGACAAAGTACTGTTGAGAGCAAGGTTTGTAGATGATTTCAATTTGTAATAGAAAGCATCTTCACGATAAATGGAACCTGGGTTCTCTGCGATAAAATTTTCAAGGGCCGTAATGGCCGAAATCAATACGGGATAATCAAACTCGCCCAATTTATCAAATTGCTTGGCAATCTCGAATTGCTTGCGCTCTTTTTTTGTGGTCAGCTCCCGGGCCATTTTGTTGGCCTCATCAAAATACTCCGAGTCTGGATAGGTATTGATGAACGCTTGTAGTTTTGAAAGGGCCTTATCGGTATCTGTTTGATCCAACGAATATCTGGGGGACAGCTCATAATAGCTCTTGGCCCCCAAAAAGGACGCCTGTTGGATCTTGTCACTGTTCGGATATGACTTTACAAAGCGCTCAAATTGGTAACCTGCCAAATAATAGTTGCCTGTTTGAAAGTAGGAGTCCGCAAAAAAGAACATAACGCGTTCACCCTGTGGCTTACCAGCATATTGCGGGGCAATCTGTTCAAAAAGGCGGTTGGCCCTTTTGTAGTCGCCCTCATTATAGAGCTTTTCGGCCATGTCGTATTTCTCTTTTACACTTTCGCTCTTGAGTGCCTTTTGGTACTCGCTACAAGAAGCAAAAAGAAAAACCACTGCCAGTATTGGAAGCAATAACCTCATTCTAAAAAAATATTTTGCAAAATTAGCGATAATCAATGGATATAAAAAATACCCTGCCGCCCAAAAATAACGGGGAAGTCATATCGTTTGAAGCTTTTTGGCGAAGATTTAACGCTCTATCGTGGTAACCCGTTGCGCCGATCTTAAGAAAGCCTTGATTTTTTGTTTCAAATGGGGCGTAGCCTCGACCAATGGCAGCCTGACCTTGGCGGTCGAAAGCCCCAATTGTTCAAATACCGCTTTTATCCCCGCTGGATTGCCTTCTTCAAAGATCAGCTCCATGCCCGACAAAAGGGCATGGTGTATCGCATAGGCCTCATCTGACCTGCCCTGCAACGCTAGGTTGACCATTTTCGAAAACTCGTTTGGAAGCCCCTGCCCCAGTACCGAGATAACACCAATCCCACCGGCCAAAATGGTGGGCAACGCTGTGAAATCATCCCCAGAAATGACCAAGAAATCCTCTGGTTTTTGTTTGATGATGGTGTTGATTTGCACCATATCGCCCGAAGCTTCTTTGATGGCGGCGATATTCTCGACATCATGAGCCAACCGTAAAGTGGTTTCTGGCTGCATGTTGCTTCCTGTTCTTGCCGGAACGTTATAGAGTATCACCGGTACCGGGGAAGCCTTGGCGATGGCACGAAAGTGTTGAAAAATGCCTTCTTGGGTAGGTTTGTTATAATATGGTGAAACGGAGAGAATGGCACAGAAATCACTTAAATTAAAGGCGGCGAGGTCGTTGACCACCGCTTGGGTATTGTTGCCGCCCATGCCGACCACGAGGGGCAAACGCCCCGCATTTACCTTGGCAATGGTGTGCATCAAATGTTGTTTTTCATCTTTTGAAAGGGTAACCGATTCGGCAGTGGTGCCCAATGCCACCAAATAATCAACCCCACCGGCAATACAATGCTCAATTATCTGTTCAAGGGAGCGGTAATCGACCGAACCATCATTTTTAAAAGGTGTCACCAAAGCGACCCCGGTGCCCATCAACTGTTCCATTATTCAACTTCGTTCAATACTTTCAAATATTTGTGCAACTCTGCCTTGAAAACCTTAAAGTCTTGATATGGGGTATGCAATATAAGATCGTTCAACTTGGTATCGACCTCTGCAAAACCGACCTTGATACGGGCTGCAGTCTTCACCGAAAGCAGCTTCATCATCAGGTTGTCGTCGGTATAGTAGTTTATCAAAAGATCATATTCCCTTCCCAAAAATTCAAGAACGTATCCGTTTTCAATTTCCCCCTTCCAACCTAAATCCTTATCAGAGAACATGGGTATGGCGTATGGGGAGTTTTTGTCATATTCCCTTTTATAGCCGATGATCTTTATGGCATTCGGTCTCAGTGAAAGTTCTTGTATCAGTTCGTAAAAGCTTTCTGCCTTCGGAAACCGGTCAACATCAACGATACAGGCAATACTTGAAACACCATGGCCTCTAGATACCGATACCGTCGGATTCTCGAGCTCTTCCTGCAGATACTTTAGGCCTGATTTAACTTTAAATTTATCCTGAATGGCCTTGAATACCATATATTTTTCACATTTTTACAAATGTAAATAATATACGAACATCTAAAGACAAAGATAACCAGAGTGAAGCTTTTAAAAATAAAACATTTTGTTATTTTTATAACATTTGTATTTTTTTCCTGTAAGGATACGCCTTTAAAGCTTCAAGAAATCAAAGGAGAGCAATTTACGATAACAGAAAAGCTCTCTTCCGTAGACTCCTTGGAAACTGTAATCGATCCCTACAGGCAACGCCTGAACCAGATAATGGACAGCGTGCTTACCTATGCCCCGAGAACATTGAACAAAGAAGACGGCGAACTGAACACATCAGAAGGCAACCTGATGGCCGATATTATTTTGAGGCAGGCCAACAAAGTCTTTCAACAACGAACGGGCAATAGCGTCGATTTTGTGGTGCTCAACCATGGTGGCATTCGCTCTGTGATATCAAAAGGCCCCGTTACCATTCGAAATATTTTTGAGGTAATGCCCTTTGAAAACAACATAGCTATTGTAGCCATGCAGGGACGGACAGTTCGTGACCTTATATCGTTTTTGGTCAATGCCAAAAGGGCGCATCCCATCTCAGGCCTGCAAATAACCCTTGACAAAGAAGGTGGTTTGGCTTCGGTCTTCATCAATGGCGAGCCTTTCGATGAAAACAAAAAATATTATGTCGCCACATCAGATTATCTGGTGCAAGGAGGCGATGATATGGGGTTCTTTAAAAATACCGATGAGGTCATCGAATTGAACTACCTTGTTCGAAATGCCATCATCGATTATCTAAAGGAGATCGATACCCTGAATGCTACTGTCGATAACCGATTTATACGCCTTAAATAGATGAAGCGACGCACATTTTTGACCAGAACAGCGGCAGCTACGGCCTTTACCGGCCTTGGCGGACTTTCGCTTGAAAGCTGCAAGGCCCTGGGCCAAAAGCACATCACCGTTCTGCACACCAACGACGTGCACAGCCACATAGACCCTTTTCCAACAAATCATTCTCGGTACCCCAACTTGGGTGGGGTTTCGCGCCGCGCTTCATTGATCGGCCAAATACGTGACGAAAACCCCAATACGCTGCTCTTTGACGCCGGAGACATCTTTCAGGGCACCCCATACTTCAATTTTTACGGAGGTGAGCTGGAATTCAAGCTCATGAGCATGATGAAATACGATGCGGCCACCATAGGCAACCACGATTTCGACAATGGTATTGAAGGGCTTTTGGCACAACTGCCCCATGCAAAGTTTGAACTGCTCTCGGCCAACTATGATTTTTCGAACACCGCATTGGACGGCTACGTGAAACCTTATCGTACCTACACGATGGAAGGAATAAAAATCGGGGTGTACGGTATCGGCATCAAGTTGGCGGGGCTTGTATCACAAAAGCTGTACAAAGAAACCCAATACCTAGATCCTTACGAAATCGCCCTTGATGCCGAAAGGCAACTCAAAGAAAATGAGCGTTGCGACCTTATCATCTGTCTGTCCCATCTGGGCTACGATTATGAAGGCAATGCCAACCGTGCCGATGATGTTACCCTAGCCTCAAAAACCGAGCATACCCAATTGATTATCGGCGGGCATACGCATACGTTTTTGGATAAGCCAGATGTGCGCACGAACAAAAACGGAAGTCCGGTGTTGGTGAACCAGGTAGGCTGCTATGGTGTCAATCTGGGCCGGATCGATTTTTACTTTGATACCGCCAAACAAGTATCGGCCGAGGGCATCAGCATTTCGGTCTAGCACTGTAACGATAGATGTCGACCTTTGTCTTTAGGTAAATCATCAATCAATAACATATGCAAACTTTCATCAAAATGATGCTGTTGCTGATCAACGGCATCGCAATTTCTCTTTCTACCCATGGTCAAGCCAAAACCGTTTTCCATGATGTCCATTTCTATGAATCCTTGGTTGAGGTAAAAGAAAAAATCAGTCCTCACATACTATCGCACAAATGTTGTTGAAATCGACCCTCTGAGCTTTTCATTGGCCAAAAACAGCGAGTCACACCTGTTGTGCACCAATTTACGTACCAAAAACGGTACCCTTGCCCAAGTTGTCTTCACCTTTGCCGACAACAAACTGCACTATATCGAAGCCAGGGGCAATGCATTTGGCTCATTGATGCCTCTCGGAAAGATACGGCGGCTACCTTTATGAAATACAATGCTTTCTTTGATGACAGGCTCATCGGCGACCCAGAAAAAGATTTA
This portion of the Flagellimonas lutaonensis genome encodes:
- the coaE gene encoding dephospho-CoA kinase (Dephospho-CoA kinase (CoaE) performs the final step in coenzyme A biosynthesis.); the protein is MMIIGLTGGIGSGKTTVAKMFKKLGVPVYDSDKEAKKLMNQSKEMRAAIVDLFGKKAYKKGKLNRKFIAGAVFANKGLLSKLNAIVHPAVKSHFYDWAKKQAAPYVVQETALIFENGMEDRFDRVVLVTAPEEMRIKRVTARDKVSEEEVRARINNQLDDAHKKEKSDFVIENIDLETTRKQVETIHRELIKSPKVE
- a CDS encoding YbbR-like domain-containing protein gives rise to the protein MIKNLFSNLNRRKVKVFLICLACSFLAWLVSKLSEPYESRVTFTLTYTNLPDTLLLSKEASHTLGTKLRANGFRFLYYNLNLKNITVDLSAIRETKGRYYLDALQLKKSLEAQLAKSTSLIELEEDTLFIDLYQVTAKEVPIKPNITLNLSQNHFVEGPLKVEPATIVIKGPQREVASITEISTVPLELNNLSANFTKELDLVVPEGLQNSVLSQNSVAVSAKVVKFSEKVFEVPITVLNPPDEYDLKLFPNKVSVLCKAGVKYLRTITANDFRVVADYKNAGPSNHLLLRIDKRPEKAYDVKLQENQVQFILEKSK
- a CDS encoding glycosyltransferase is translated as MDIKLSFIIPVFNRPDEVDELLQSLVEQDFDGEFEVVIIEDGSTETSEGVIGRYIEQLSISYYQKENTGPGDSRNYGMKKAKGNYFIVLDSDCVLPSHYLNTVYKSLQNDFVHCFGGPDAAHSSFTTVQKAINYAMTSFLTTGGIRGKKRAIGKFQPRSFNMGISREAFEKTGGFGNIHPGEDPDLTFRIWKMGYETRLFENAHVFHKRRIDWGKYFKQVNKFGMVRPILNKWHPETAKLTYWFPTIFMIGLLVSLCLSSIGIFWPLYLYGLYFILVFVDSAIKNKSLPVAFLSVFACVVQFTGYGLGFIKSTILVNFSNQEPEQLFPKLFFKNLQKRD
- a CDS encoding enoyl-ACP reductase FabI — its product is MAYNLLKGKKGIIFGALDENSIAWKTAERVHEEGGTFVLTNAPIAMRMGQINELAKKTGSEIIPADATNEEDLANLVSKSMEILGGKLDFVLHSIGMSVNVRKGRAYTDQNYDFTTKGWDVSALSFHKVMQSLYKADAMNEWGSIVALTYMAAQRTFPDYNDMSDNKAYLESVARSFGYFFGKEKKVRVNTISQSPTPTTAGQGVKGFDGFINYAEKMSPLGNATALDCANYTVSLFSDLTKKVTMQNLFHDGGFSNTGVSQEVIEEFSK
- the recN gene encoding DNA repair protein RecN, whose amino-acid sequence is MLTNLSIRNYALIDDLNVSFPEGFVTITGETGAGKSILLGALSLVLGKRADLASLRNEEEKCIIEAEFSIGNYGLKPFFEENDLDYEQQTILRREILPSGKSRAFINDSPVTLDILSRLGDSLVDVHSQHQTLRLTENEFQLKVIDALAENQKLLGQYRETLSAYNSAKKEWQSLLDFQSQAAKEQDYNSFLLQELQSVPLKEGVQSELEEEYGQLSNVETILESLSQGNQLLNDEQIGVLGQLAELKRMVQNISDYGPSFEALHERIQSVFIELDDISVELDALQGRVEANPERLQEVNTQLQLLYDLQKKHQVASVEELISIREDLSTKVGKVANLEAEIADAEQRVASKETELTALAESLRKNRNAVIPKLKNMLQKKLHVLGMPSATFKIELELAPAFRSNGKDELVFLFSANKGSAHGELKKVASGGELSRIMLTIKSILAEYEHLPTMIFDEIDTGVSGEISNAMADIMSGMSKSMQVFSITHLPQVASKGQTQFKVYKQEVGGATTTHIKQLTESERVVELAEMLGGKSISDSALAHAKQLLQFP
- a CDS encoding DUF4835 family protein, with the protein product MHRLLLLLVGLLALQFVGGQELDCTVTVNSDQVGQTNQQIFKTLERSLNDFVNKTKWTNRVYNENERVSARMFITVTRYESDQFEANIQIQSNRPVFNTSYESPVFNYKDNAFNFRYQEFEPLVYNPNSFDSNLVGVISYYVYIILGLDADTFSLEGGDEYFRKAQNIVTQAQGTNFSGWGQETGDRTRFELVDNLLSNSFREYRIAMYNYHRKGLDILADNNSTGKQVIAGSLRLFETLMKRRPNAFLIQTFFDAKAEEIQNIFSDGPKVDIVKLKETLNKVAPFYSSTWNEINY
- the coaBC gene encoding bifunctional phosphopantothenoylcysteine decarboxylase/phosphopantothenate--cysteine ligase CoaBC, which produces MLCGKNILLGITGGIAAYKTTFLTRLLIKAGARVKIVMTQSASSFVSPLTLATLSKNPVLMDFVNEEDGSLSWNNHVELGLWADLMLIAPATANTLSKMAHGTCDNLLLATYLSAKCPVLFAPAMDLDMYQHPSTKETFKKLQSFGNVMIPAESGELASGLHGEGRMAEPETIIRFLENFLRSGLPLVGKNVLITAGPTHEPIDPVRFLGNRSSGTMGFELSKRAADLGATVVLVSGPTSLSVEHPGIQVVSVTTADEMYAAVHQHYEKADIAIAAAAVADYRPKEVADQKIKKTDGSLQIDLVRNKDILLSMGEKKKQQYLVGFALETENELENAKAKLQRKNLDAIVLNSLNDKGAGFGQGTNKITFVDKNLSVKAFDVKKKAEVAADIWKEIIARINA